TCTCAgacatattttttaatcaaatctTTGAACAGGgggaagacaaaaagaagaaactaaCGCTGGTACCTCCAGCAGCCTGTCTGGAACGGCCTCTGGGCCCTGGAGTCTCTCTCAGGAGCTGCTCACAGGAGCCCTGCCAGGCACTGTCCCCACGGCAGGGGTGGCTCTGGCTGGCGCtggggctgaggcagcagctcacggcaggacagcaggacccAGGGCTCCCTCGTGCCATCCCATCTCCAGCAATGTGGCCCATCTCGCAGGTCACACCATGGAGCTGCTGTCTCCCACCTTCTGCAAGAGCTGCAACAGGGACAGATCCTGATTAGCAGGAAAATCCTCCAGTGGATTCTTAGGGGGCTGCAGAGAGACCCTGGCGACCTTCCCTGTGCGGTCTCACGGCCGTTGGGATTGATGTCACCCAGGGACTGCAAACCCCAGGGGTCACATCCACCCAGGAAAACTGTGCCCAGTGTCCTGCTCACCTTGCTCAGAATGGGGATGTTTGTCAGGGTGcccaaaaacccaaaagccACTGGGAAAAACCCACTGCATTGAAACAAAAGTCTCCGTTAAGCTCCGTGCCAGGGGTttgctgggaggggagaggtgggggctctgcctggggctgcagagcatgAGGATCTCCCAGCTCACACTCTCCAGCTGGGGCACCCATGCCATGCCAGGGAGCTGGGTGGTGCAGGACAGACCTGAAGAGGATGATGAAGCCATAAGCCTCCAGCAGCATGCCCAGGAGGGGCCACCGCAGGAGGACAATGAGGACCCCCCCAAAGAAGAAGCTGGTGCCTTTCAGCTTTGGCCGCTGGAAAAAGAAGGTGAAGGTCCTCCTGAAGCCAATGATGAAGACCAAGCCAGAGAGGAAGAGGATCTGGGAGGATGAAGGGGAGTGGGTCAGAGAAGTCCTGCCCAGACGGACCCTTTGGTGCATCCtgagccccagcccctctgtACTCACATTCCCAAAGGCCAGGAGCACCGAGTCGAAGTACAAGAGCATCCCAAAAAGGACAAAGAAGAGGCCAAAGCCAACCAGTCCCACACCAATCCCTGCAGAGGATGGGAGGAGGGCTGAGATGAGGGCTCAGACACACAGTTCAGGTTCCACCTCATGCTGTGGTCGCTCTCCTTGGCATCTCCCTGGCCTGTTCCCTCCCAGAAATGTGCTTTGGATATGTCTCCAAAGCTTAGAAACAGCCTTTCCACCTTCCCAAGCCTTGGGGAGCCTGGTGGGTGCCCCAGAAACTCCTTTTGGGCTGCCAGATAAAGAataaaccacaaagaaaaaaataaacaagaaggTTGTCTCCAGTTATTTGTTTAAACAGTTGCACAAAGGGTGTtggtgcaggcagctggtgggagaggctggagatgCTCCAGATGACCCAGGCACTTTCCCAGCTGCTGATCTCAATGCAGACCTGGGGCAGAGGGTGGGGGcaaacccagctctgcagcagccaaggTGCTGGTCCCCAGGCACCAGCCCCTGGTCCCCACCCCCAGGGCAAGATCTGCCctttcagcctttccctgtCCCAACGTCCCCAGCCGgcagcacctccagcccctgctcagcaccagggaGGGAATTCCCACCCTTCTCCCTGGTCCCAGGGGGATGGACGTTGCCCCAGGGACACGAACCACCCCAGCCCACCCACCCGCTTACGCTGGAAGTCGGTCAGAGTCACCATCTTGCCGGTGGCAGCGGCGCTGGGCGAGGCCGGGCGAGGGTGGTGGCACCTTCCACGTGCCACCCCGGCAGTGACCCTTGGAAAGGCCTTTAGTCCCCCCTACGTCATCCTGGCAAATCATTAATTAACTTCATCTCCTGtctggggggggcggggaggggacacagggtGGCTGGGCAGGGTGACACTGGGGCTGGTGGCCACAGGGTCTCCGTGTGGCATCTGCCACCCCACAGGGACCTCTACACCCCTGTCCCTCCAGCAAGTCCACAGCGACCAGCTCCACACATTTCCCAACCAGCTGCTTTTATTCCCTGCCAGGtacaaagaagtattttttttttttaattccagccACAGCTAAAACAAAACCTCACTGGGAAAAtgacccccccaccccaccccgaAATAAGGCGAGGAAGAAGAAGGTGCCACCAGCCTTGGTGTGAGCTAAGGACAAGGGGAGACCCTTCCTCACCAGCTGAGATGCTGTAGCTGTTCATCCACCACCTCTTTGGTCTAATATTGAAGCTGTGACCTGTGCTCACCTCTAGACAAAAGACACTGGCACCTCCTTGTTTCTTAGATACTTTTATTTCTCTAAcactagcaaaaaaaccccccgAGAACAAAtgcctcccttcccacccccctgtGCATAAATAGATTTCCTCCCAATGCAAATCCTTCCTCGGTTACAAGTCACTGGTCTATGAAGtgttatgaaaaaataataaccaaaataaaaattaagattgAGTTTTGCTTcgttgtttgttgttttgtggttttttttttgttaaaaaaaccccaaacaaacccaacaaaagaACAACCACCAGGTTCCATGATAGTGCAGCCAATGGGGGGGGGGCAGGCTCAGACCCAGCCACTGTGGCACAGCTGAACTGGGGCTCACTGGTTGGTCTGGGAATGCCAAGGGCAGGAGCACTGGGATGCTCCTTatcccttccagcccccagAGACAGGAGGAATTGGGTCTCTGTgcccctcagctcccccccACTGGGCATCACTGCCCTGGGGGGGTCACCACGGTGCCCCCTGGTCCCCAGCACGTCCCCACTGGTGTCTCCACAGCCAGTGTAAGTGGGTTCTGTCCCAGTTACACTGGCTGGGGAGCCCACCCCGGGATGGGAAAATAAACACATCATCTCTTAAAACTTACAGtctctttatattttattttaaataaatttgcttttaataaaagcagaaaaaatagatatattttaaatagtggtttttttcctctcttttttttttttcttttattttcttttttttttttttctttttctctctgataaATTGgcaaaaaatctgcttttctttaaccCATTGGCAGGGCTGGTGCCAACAACCCTGCGGACAGAGAGAGCTTAGCACAAAGCGGTACCTcccaggaaagaagagaaaaccaaatatagatatatattataAATGTATAATTTCCATAAAACATATATTAAGGCATGTAATAGCAAAATAAAGGGGCAGCTTTATGAGCTCAGAGGGCTGTGGGAGGCTCGGGGCTCCTGGGATCCCACCAGTATTGCTAAGATGGGGGGcgagggggaggcagggggagcACTGggtgggggtcctggtgggcgTTAGTGGGGAAACAGCTGCAGGATGGAGGGCATCTCCTCACTCCCCCCACCTTGCCCACCCCTGCCAACCACACCACCTCGCCTGCCACACCACTTTCCCAGCtttattttccccctccctccagaAAGCCAAAGAAACGGGAAAACCTGCTGCAGGGAAATTCAAACGCATGGAAAGGTCCGGAGCTCAATGGGAAGGTCTTGGGGCAGGACCCAGTGCCAGGTTTTCGGAGGGGCTGGGACAGATGTGACAGGGGGACAGCTGAGGACGAGCCCCACTGCCACCCCCTGACCCCAAGCCCCTTCCCCTTCTTGTCACCATCCCCGTCCACCACAGAGGGATCCTCGCCGAGCCCGCAGCTTCGCCGTCCCACCTCacaccccagctccctgctctgctcctgtgccaCGTCCCTGTCCCTGGCCAGACCTGCTCCATGCCAGCAGGGCACCCGTGCCCTGGCCAGCCCTTGTACCACCCCTATTATTATCCTGAGCACACCGCTCCCCTGGGCACTTCCGTGTCCTCCCTCCTGTCCCAGCTCCATCCATTCTGTCCTCCAcggctcctcctcctgctgagcCACCAGCACCCGGAGTGATGGGACAGACCAGGCTCTGCTGGTGACCACCCCCCAGCCAGATGGATGCCAGGTTCAGGgcacagggaggggaagaggtgCTTGAAGGGCAGAATTGGAGCTTCCAGGTCTAACAGCAGGTGGAAGCACCATACACGGTGGGGACTGGCTGATCTCCACCCAGAAGAGCCCCTTCACAGACCTTTGGGAGACCAACAACATCACCACGGGTAGCCTGGGGGGCTCCAcacctccccagggctgctccagcagggagaTGGACACTGTGCCGTGGGCCAACACCAcagatgtccctgcccagctgTCCATGCAAGCTTGATGCCCAGGACACCACCGATCTGTCCCCACTCAGGCTGGCTCCTCGGGGACCTCACTCCAGCGGACAACCTGCTGGCACCCACACGTCTCCTCTgggacagggcagagcagcatctCCCCACTCGGCTGTGCCGGGTGGTCTCGCCGtcggagggagggaagggggtcCAGGAGAACCAAAAACGATGGCGAGAGGTTCGGTGCTGTGTCAGGGCCCTAAAACGTGGCCCCATGGAACTTGTTGGCACCGGCAGCTGCCAGAGCTTgagctggagggagaggaagagagcagggctgagctccaCATGGGGCACCCGGTGGAggagcagcccctctgcccaccCCACCACCCCTTCCTGCCCTAACCCAGCGCAGCTTCAGCTCCATACCTCCAGCTGCCTAGGGAGGACCTCCAACCAAGCAGGGGGACATTGAGTCCCCTCCAGTTTGCAGCACATGCCAGGGCGGGTGTCCCCCAGAGCCTGGCACACAGACCACCCTCCTTTTTGGTCCATCCATGGgctcccccagcagcctgcCAAGCCCCCCCTGCCCACACTGGTGTCCCTGGCTGACCCAGCTTCAGTATGGAGGACACTTGCACTTGGTCCATGAGAGGAGATGGGGCTGACGTGGCTGGGGAGATGTTAGCTGGAGCAAGCAGCGATGGACGGGCACTGGGCACAGGAGaagcagccccctgcccagccccccgGGATGGAGAGAGGATGGGATGAAGTAGGAGAGAAGAGGTTCTTACTTCACGGCTCAGACACGCATAAAATGGCTGTTGTCGGCGCCCCGGGATGGTTCAGACGAGAGGGGGTTGGTCGGTGGAGTCggggaggctggggaggtgggagggctTGGGGTAGCACATTGAGCTGGAAACAAGAAATGGGAGAAGGGCATGAAGAACacaagctgctggcagcagagaggggcaggaggagaccCAGCGAGAGGTTAGCggggcaagggcagggagagcaaggaaggaaggaaggaagggggaagCAAGCGCCGTCAGGACAAGCAGCCACAGCAGCGCCCGGCCATGGTGCACACATGGGAGCTCCTGCAGGGCTCCTCATGGACATGGCATGGCATGGCGTGCCACCGTGTTCACATGTGAAGTCCCCCCAGGGCTCCTCATGGACATGGCATGGTGTGCCACCACACTCATGCATGAGCTCCCCACAGGGGCCCTCATGGACAAGGCACAGTGTGCCACCATGCTCACACATGAGCTCCATGCTGGGTTCCTCATGGACCAGGCGTGTTGTGCCACCGTGCTCACATGTGAAGTCCCCACAGGGTTCCTCATGGACGTGGCATGGTGTGCCACCAAGCTCCCTCTAGCACGGCGTGGGGTGCCCTGCACCAGGACTGATGCAGCTCGCTCTCCTGCCCACACCAGCTCCTcgctcctgctgcctgtgcagcccATGAGCTTGTCCTGCACCCAACCTGCCCGCTCTGTCCTGCCCTCAGCACTACctgggctctgctctccagGGGGGCTGGCAGGCTCCAACCCCCCGTGCCCACCCGTGCCTTACCCGAGAGCATGCGGCCCCGGCGGGAGGCCTCGGCAGCCAGAGCACACGAGATCTCGAtcctcttctcctgctcctgcagctgcgTCTCGGGGTCCTGGGGGGTGTCCACCTCCCCCTCGCCCAGGGGGATGACGTTCTGCAGGCTGTGAAGAGCACCCAGCATCAGCACCCATGCCAGATCTCGATGGGACAGACCCCACAGGGTGCTGGGGTGCCCCCCGGGGTGGCTGGCATGGGCACGGGCACTGAAGTCTCACCTGGATTTGGCAATGAGGGTCTTGATCCTTTCCaccttcttctgtttctccttcatCTCCTCGGGGCTGAGGGGCGTATCAGGCTCCAGCTCGATGTACCGCTCAGGGATGAGGACTTTGTCTGGCGTGGAGAGCTGGGGGCAGTGGGCAAGGGCTGAGCTGGGTGCCAGTCACCAGGGACACATCCCTACTGCAGCGCCCACCTGCCCCACTTGGTGTGCCCAGTGGCTCCATGATCCCAATGGATGAAGGATGACGGATcaacctcccccccccacacccccaaCCAGAGCAGGCTCTGGAGGGAGGGACACCCCATGCTCaggctgccagctccttcaggatGGCCCATCCTCACCTCCTTGTTGATGTCCACGTCGTAGTGCTGCGGCTCCAGCTCCATCTTGCGCAGCCGGGCGATCTCCTCCTGGGGGGTCTCGTAGACCTTCCCGGGCTCCTCGGAGCGCAGCGCGGCCTCCAGGTCAGAGATGTCCACCTCGTGGATGCTGCGGTGCCGCCGCACCTGCCAGGGACCCCAGACCCCCTGAGCTCCCTCGGGATGGTGCAttgtccccttccccagcccccagtgtcccctctgctctgtcaGGCACCCCAGGCACTCTGCAAAGCAAAGGCCGGTTTGCCTCAGCCCTGTGGTGGTGCAGGggaaggttggaaggaacctctgaagatcatctaagTCAAatccccctgctagagcaggaccacctacagtagatcacacaaGAAgatgtccagatgggttttgaatgtgtccagagacagagactctaccacctccctgggcagcctgtcccagtgctctgttgCCCTCACAACCAAGTGTTTTCCTTACGTTTAGGATGACTCACCACCTTGTAGGAGGCAGGTGCCTTGGTGCCGGGGGTGTCgggctgctggctgccagggagctgcaggctgcGCCGCTTCTCCTTCATGGAGCCGCTCTGGTGGCGCTTCATGCGGTCAATCTGCTCCTCCACACTCATCTTCACCTTCATCTCGTTGGCGAACACGGCGCTCTTCGGCCTCTCCTGGGGAGAACCCAGCCCCATGGTCACACAGCCCGTGCCTGCAGCAGGGTCCAGCCccatcacagaatcccagactggtttggggtggaagggatcttaaagatcatcaggttccaacccccctgcatgggcagggacacctcccactggaccaggttgctccaagccccatccagcctgatcTTGAACATCTTTGGGGAGacacagtttccctgggcaacctgtgccagtgtctcaccaacctcatagtgaagaatttcctaatgtctaacctaaatctcccctcttccagtttaaagctgtgacccctcatcccatccctccctgcccttgtcaaaagtccctcctcagctttcctggagccccttcaggcactggaaggtgctctgaggtctccctggagccttcacttctccaggctcaacaccccagcCCCCCTTTGCTAGCCTAGccccaccaccccagccccaAGCCCCTGGCTACAAGCCCTACCCGGGAGCTGAGCCCGTTGGCCATGCCACTGGTGCTCCTCCTTGGCAAGCCAGACGTGgtcaccacctcctcctccgCTGGAGACTTGGTCCTGGGGGGGACGATGCCCACTgcagagcaaacaaaaacaccagGCTGAACCCCCCTGGGGACCCAAGACTGGGGCTCAGCAAAGTGCTGGGGGCTCCTGGCAGCCACGGGGAGCAGGACCCACCACCCCGGTTTCATACCCTTGTTGAGCGCCGCTTGCTTCTCCGCCTCCTGCTCCTGCCGGCTGTGCAGGAGCCCCTCGGCTGGGGGCCCAGGGGGGGCTGGTCGTTGTGCCTCTTTCTTGCTCTGCTCGAAGCTTGGCTTGAGCTGTGAGAAAAAAGCAGGTCCCTGGTGAGCCCCTGTCCTTCCTGGGGCCCATGTTCTGCCTGGGGACAGACCGCTGCTCTCCGCAG
The Apus apus isolate bApuApu2 chromosome 23, bApuApu2.pri.cur, whole genome shotgun sequence DNA segment above includes these coding regions:
- the GOLT1A gene encoding vesicle transport protein GOT1A isoform X1, with protein sequence MVTLTDFQRIGVGLVGFGLFFVLFGMLLYFDSVLLAFGNILFLSGLVFIIGFRRTFTFFFQRPKLKGTSFFFGGVLIVLLRWPLLGMLLEAYGFIILFSGFFPVAFGFLGTLTNIPILSKLLQKVGDSSSMV
- the GOLT1A gene encoding vesicle transport protein GOT1A isoform X2, which encodes MLLYFDSVLLAFGNILFLSGLVFIIGFRRTFTFFFQRPKLKGTSFFFGGVLIVLLRWPLLGMLLEAYGFIILFSGFFPVAFGFLGTLTNIPILSKLLQKVGDSSSMV